Proteins from one Impatiens glandulifera chromosome 2, dImpGla2.1, whole genome shotgun sequence genomic window:
- the LOC124926668 gene encoding 1-aminocyclopropane-1-carboxylate oxidase homolog 1-like, translating to MADSNIIDVAGGEVKYDRNSELKAFDETKLGVKGLVDSGISKVPRIFLQPPETFLQFPTATAVDDTRFVFPTIDLTGYHQDPSRRREIVDQVRQASESWGFFQVINHGVPTSVLNQMLDGVHRFYNQDEEDMKKLYTRDMKKVLVYNTNFDFYNSSAARWRDTFLCNMAPIPPKLEDLPEVCRDIMVEYTDHVMKLGSDLIELMSEALGLPRRHLKDMDCAEGLSIVAHYYPACPEPDLTIGAENHTDSDFFTVLMQDHVGGLQVLHEGHWVNVPPNPEALVINIGDLLQLITNDKFRSVEHRVLANRVGPRVSVASFFSTGFIPTGKVYEPIKELLTEEEPAKYRPITVKDYSTVYKEKGNIDYTSALLHFRI from the exons atggCGGATTCCAACATAATTGATGTTGCCGGTGGTGAAGTAAAGTACGACAGGAATAGTGAATTGAAGGCTTTCGATGAGACCAAGCTTGGAGTGAAGGGTTTGGTCGATTCAGGAATTTCCAAAGTCCCTAGAATCTTTCTCCAACCACCAGAAACCTTTCTCCAATTCCCAACTGCTACTGCTGTTGACGACACCCGCTTCGTCTTCCCCACCATAGACCTCACCGGATATCACCAAGATCCATCCCGGCGACGTGAAATCGTGGACCAAGTCCGTCAGGCTTCCGAGTCTTGGGGATTCTTCCAGGTGATTAACCACGGAGTTCCCACGAGCGTCCTGAACCAGATGCTGGACGGCGTCCACAGATTCTACaatcaagatgaagaagatATGAAGAAATTGTACACGAGAGACATGAAGAAGGTGCTTGTATATAACACTAATTTCGATTTTTACAATTCTTCGGCGGCTCGGTGGAGGGATACTTTCCTTTGCAACATGGCCCCTATTCCTCCTAAACTAGAGGATCTGCCTGAAGTTTGCag AGATATTATGGTGGAGTATACGGATCATGTGATGAAATTAGGATCGGATTTGATCGAGTTAATGTCAGAAGCTCTAGGTCTGCCTCGAAGACATCTGAAGGACATGGATTGCGCAGAAGGTCTCTCTATTGTAGCACACTATTATCCGGCTTGCCCAGAACCAGATCTCACCATTGGCGCCGAAAACCATACAGACAGTGATTTCTTCACCGTCCTTATGCAAGACCATGTGGGTGGCCTTCAGGTCCTTCATGAGGGTCATTGGGTTAACGTTCCTCCCAACCCTGAAGCTCTCGTTATCAACATTGGCGATCTTCTGCAG CTGATAACAAATGACAAGTTCAGAAGTGTGGAGCATAGGGTGCTGGCGAACAGGGTGGGGCCGAGGGTATCGGTGGCGAGTTTCTTTTCGACGGGGTTTATACCGACGGGGAAGGTTTATGAGCCGATAAAGGAATTGCTAACGGAAGAGGAACCTGCAAAATACAGGCCAATCACCGTCAAGGATTATTCTACCGTCTACAAAGAGAAAGGAAATATTGATTATACTTCTGCTCTCTTGCACTTTAGGATCTAA